The DNA sequence CGGCCGGCGCCACGCCGCTTTTCACTATAAGATCGTAGACGGTGGTGCTGTCGCGCAGCAACAGCAGCGCGCGGTTCGCGCCGGCTTCCGCCAGCGCATACGCCGTCTGGTTGCGCTGTTCTTTCTGGGAAGCGTTGCTGTCCTGCCGCGCCAGATAGACCAACGAAGGCACCAGCACCGAAAGCACCGCTATTATCAGTATCGCTATCAGCAGCGACACTCCCGCGTTATCCGCCGCCCGCCGTGAAACCCGCCCTGAACAGCCTGCCGTTTTTTTGTTATTCATTCTGCACCCGTACCTTTTCAGCCCACATGTAAAGTTTTCTTTTGTGATTTGCCGATTCTTTCCTCACAGCGAACGAAACCGACAGATACCTGTCGTCATCCGTGCGCGGAAACGCGAACGCCGTAAACACCACGTCGCGCGTCATCACTCTGACCGGATCGGAAGTGGACGTGGAATACAGCACTCCGTCATCCAGATAATATGCGAGCGCGGAGCCGGACTGCTTCGTAAAAGTTATCCGCGAATAGGGCGGTTCGCCGGCGGCGCTGTCAATTGTGACCGTCGCGGCTTTCGCCTGCCGCAGATTGCGGGTCATCAGATCCATCGCCACGCGCGACTCGATCTGCAGCGACAGCTGGCTGCTGTTCTGGAGATAAAACTTCCGTATCTGAAGCAGAACGGCCGCCCCCATCAGCGCGATAAGCCCCATGATTACGCTGGTTATTATAACTTCGGTTAAAGTGAACCCTTTTCTGTTTAACATACGCTAAAAATCAAAATCCGCCGTCACGGCCGCCGCTTCCGTCATCGTTACCGCCTGCGCGCGGCGCGCGCCGTTGCGGAAAGCGTAGACGTAATAGGTGATTTCGCTGTCGCTGCCGCGCACGGTAACGGAATAAGTCCCGTCCGGGCGGGTGGAATCTGCGTAATACACCGTGCCGCCGCCGCGCAGCGCGGCGTCATTGACCGGCGGGCCGGCCGCCAGGCTGACGGTGGAAATTACTATAAGCGCGCCGTCGGGAACGGCGGCTCCGCCTTCCCGCACGGTGCCTTTAATCGCGCACATGGTGTTGGATACGGTGAAAGTTGCCGTCCACACCGTGGCGCCCGCCGTGTAAACGTTAGCCGCCACGCTTTCGGGCGAAGCGGTTTCGCTGCTGTCAAGCTGCGGCTCAACGGCATAAGTGCCGGAAGACAGGTTCTGCATCGTGAAATACCCCGCCTGGTTGGTAAGCGCGTAACCGGATTCCAGCCCGTTGCTGACGGCGGTCACCGCCACGCCGGAAATAGGATCAACCCCGTTTGACGTAACCCGTCCGGCAATATGGCCCACTATGGAAATCGAGAAATCCACGTCCCCTGTGATCTGCCCTGTTGAAACCGTCACGCCCTGTGAAGACACCGTGGCATAATAGTCCTTATAACCGGCTACATCGGCGGCGTTGGCGATCACGGTGGCCAGACCCGCGGGCGCGGCAAGCAGATACCGGCCGGCTGAATCGGTTCTGGCGGCGTTCTCGCCGGCCGTTACGGTAATATCCTGCAACGGCGCCTCGTAAACATTGCACACCCGCCCGCTTATAAAACCGTTTTCGGTGGTGGAAACCAGCCGCACCGAATACACCCCGCCATACGGCCACGCGGGGGCAGTAACGGCGTTGGGAATATATACCGTGGCATTGGCGGAAACCGTCACAGAAGAAACCGTGGCGAAATACAAATCGCTCGAAATGGAAACCGTCCAGGTTCCTGTTGATACCGGCGTCAGCGAAAACGACGCCTTGGGATAGGCGCCGCTGACATAAGACACCTCCGCCTGCACCGCGGAAGACAGGCCGTCGTTGGCGGAAACCGCCGCTCCGTAGGCCGGCACGCCCGCGAGCGCGGCCTGGATATCCGCGGAATTTTTCACAGCGTAATTCATGGAATGCGAGGCATAAAAATTCAGGCTGTTATTATCCGTGTCGTATGCGCGGCCGCTTGTCGTGTTGAGCGAGCCGGGATAGGTCAGCCGGACCAGCTGTTCCCTATCGCCCAGCCCGCCTGAAACGGTAACCGCGGTTCCCTCGGTAAGCGCCGACGGAGCCGAACTGTTGTGCGAACTGGTGCGCCACGCGACACGGTCGTAATAACCCGACGAAGCCGGATTCCTTATGCCGATTCCGCCGGTCGTGTTTTTAGCGATCAGGTCGGAATTGCTGTACACGGCGTCGGCGCTTACGCCGTAATAACCATACTGCACGGTGCTGGCGTTTGAAATAAGATAATAGCCCTGCGCGGGCAGAATGTTTGTCCGGTAGGTCAGGGAAACTTCGGCCAGCGAAGTGGAATTGGATTTCTGATACAGCAGCCGGAGCGTATCCGCGTTTATTGTCATCGGCGCCGTGGTGGGGTTATACAGTTCCACCACTTCCGTATTGTTTGACGTGCCGGCCATCACCATGCTGATTACGGGGCCGGACGCGAGCCACACATCGCCCTTGACAGTGCCGAACGACATGGCGGCCAGGTTAAAGTTCTGCGTGGTTGTCTGGTCCTGCGAAAGCGTGATAACCGGAGAGTACTGGCTGTAATAGCCGTCCCGGCCGGCTTTCAATGTATAAAATCCTTCCGTGGCCTTGAGCTGGTAAAACCCCAGCGCATTGCTGAAAGCGTATAAATCCGGATTCTGCGCCACTTCCACCCGCACGCCCGATAACGGCCAGATATTGCCGGTGGTTACAAAACCGCTGACGGTGGAATCCGCCGCGGCCACATCCGAATTCGCATAAAGGCCGGAAAGCGAATACTTATGCCATTTATTGTTCTCCTGCCACACTATATAAACGGTAATGCGCTTGGCGCCGGTATCAGCTTCGGCATAGGAAACCGAACTGAGCGCAACTCCGGTGTCCCGCACTTTTTCCACATAAACGCGTCGGGAATAACCGACTCCGCCGGATGCGATCGTTTCCGGCGGATAAACCGCAATATCATAACTGAACCCGCCCAAGCCGCTTTCCTGCGCCTGCGCGGCCGCCGTTGTAACCGCCAGCCGCGAATAGGGAAGCTGTTTGAGAGCTTCCATCTTCTGCACCGCCAGCGGCACCACCGAAAGCGACTGCATTTTGGAATGCCGTATGGCGCGCGCGATCGTGCTGAAGGACGACAGAAACACCAGTCCCGCCACCACCAGCAGCGAGCCGGCTATCATAAGCTCTACAAGAGTAACGCCTTTTCTGTTCAACCCGGTCTTCATTATATTCAAACGCCGCCCGTCACCAGATGTCACGGGAACTGGAGATGACTGACATATCGTTAAACACAAGATTGTTACGTTCGCCCTGCGCCACCGCCACGCTCCGCACCAGCACCTGCCGCCCGTTCGC is a window from the Elusimicrobiaceae bacterium genome containing:
- a CDS encoding carboxypeptidase-like regulatory domain-containing protein, whose product is MKTGLNRKGVTLVELMIAGSLLVVAGLVFLSSFSTIARAIRHSKMQSLSVVPLAVQKMEALKQLPYSRLAVTTAAAQAQESGLGGFSYDIAVYPPETIASGGVGYSRRVYVEKVRDTGVALSSVSYAEADTGAKRITVYIVWQENNKWHKYSLSGLYANSDVAAADSTVSGFVTTGNIWPLSGVRVEVAQNPDLYAFSNALGFYQLKATEGFYTLKAGRDGYYSQYSPVITLSQDQTTTQNFNLAAMSFGTVKGDVWLASGPVISMVMAGTSNNTEVVELYNPTTAPMTINADTLRLLYQKSNSTSLAEVSLTYRTNILPAQGYYLISNASTVQYGYYGVSADAVYSNSDLIAKNTTGGIGIRNPASSGYYDRVAWRTSSHNSSAPSALTEGTAVTVSGGLGDREQLVRLTYPGSLNTTSGRAYDTDNNSLNFYASHSMNYAVKNSADIQAALAGVPAYGAAVSANDGLSSAVQAEVSYVSGAYPKASFSLTPVSTGTWTVSISSDLYFATVSSVTVSANATVYIPNAVTAPAWPYGGVYSVRLVSTTENGFISGRVCNVYEAPLQDITVTAGENAARTDSAGRYLLAAPAGLATVIANAADVAGYKDYYATVSSQGVTVSTGQITGDVDFSISIVGHIAGRVTSNGVDPISGVAVTAVSNGLESGYALTNQAGYFTMQNLSSGTYAVEPQLDSSETASPESVAANVYTAGATVWTATFTVSNTMCAIKGTVREGGAAVPDGALIVISTVSLAAGPPVNDAALRGGGTVYYADSTRPDGTYSVTVRGSDSEITYYVYAFRNGARRAQAVTMTEAAAVTADFDF
- a CDS encoding prepilin-type N-terminal cleavage/methylation domain-containing protein; this encodes MLNRKGFTLTEVIITSVIMGLIALMGAAVLLQIRKFYLQNSSQLSLQIESRVAMDLMTRNLRQAKAATVTIDSAAGEPPYSRITFTKQSGSALAYYLDDGVLYSTSTSDPVRVMTRDVVFTAFAFPRTDDDRYLSVSFAVRKESANHKRKLYMWAEKVRVQNE